The genomic region TTGTGGTCTTTACCTTCTCCTTTTCCTTAGAAGCCCAGAAGGTTTCAGGCCTAGCCTGCACTATGAAAACATTGTCGGGGAACTTCAGGTCAGCATCTATTGCCCATTCAATATCCATGGGCATCCCGTAATGACTCTCAATTTTTAGGGCCAGTTTAGCTAATTCCAAGGCCTCCTCATCGGAGATACTGGGGCTCTCACTCTCCTCACCATTAAGCGGAACCTCAACGTTATTGCCCTGGTTATATACAATTTTCATGTTCTTCTTGGCTACCCTCTTGTCCAGGATCTTTAGATCGTGTTTGGAGATAATAACCTCATCAGGCGTGACCTTACCTCCAACCACTGCCTCTCCTAGTCCCCAAGACGACTCTATTACAATGAAATTCCTATCACCGTTTGAAGGGTTAAGCGTAAACATGACCCCGGAGGACCTGGAGTTCACCATTTTCTGTACAACTACAGCCATCTCCACCTTGGAGGAATCAATACCCTTACTCTTCCTGTACTCTATGGCCCTCTCGTTATAGAGACTAGCCCAAACTGCCTTGACCATATTGATTAGGTTTGCCCTCCTAACATTAAGGTAGGTGTCCTGCTGGCCAGCGAAGCTTGCGCTCTCTATATCCTCTGCAGTGGCTGAGGACCTGACAGCTACAAGTATCTCCTTACCCACAGCCCTAGAAAGTTCGTCAAAGGAATCGTATATCATTTCCTCCAGGTCATGGGGAACTTGAGAGGTGAGAATCAGGTGTTTTATCCTCTCGCTCGCCTTTTCAGACGAGTCTTCTTCCTTCAAAATTGAAACAATCTTATCCCTTAAACCATTATAATCCAAGAAGTACGAGTAAGCTTTTGAAGTAATAACGAAGCCAGGGGGTACGCGGATCCCCTGGCTAAGGAGCTCCCCTAGATTAGCTCCCTTTCCTCCAGCCAATTCTACCATTTCTTTCCTTACTCTCGATAGCGGAAGGATACCCTCTTCTTTCAAAATTTGAGTAACCAATAAGATATCCCCACTATCATTTTCGCATCAAAACTTAAAAATCTGCTTAGAAGGTTAAAGCGAATAAAAAATAGATGATATAAAACACGAAAAGATTAAAAGAATGAGAGTTATTTAGAACCGTTCCCGTTCTCTGCCTTCTGAGTTGTGGTGACCAAGGCAGGAAGGTCAGGGAAGTTCTCCTTCATTCTCTGCTCAGCTATCATGCTAGCTTCCTGCAATATCTTCCTTGCCTCTGGACTCGTAGCGGCCTGCTCCACACTTGTTCCAGTGAAGTCTCCCGCCTCAATTATCACTTCCTGCAATCCTTCCTCTACTTCCGCCAGCTCCATGCTGATCTCAGGCATCACTCCCTTTATTGCGTTCTTGAGCTCCCTAACTACGCCAATCACTGGGATAAGGTTGTTAAACACATCGGCAACCTCAGTCACTGTCTCCAACCTGAGCTGAACCTGTTCAAGGGCGATCTGTACACCCATTATTTGCTTAGTCATCTTTCTAATCTCAGCTATCTCATTGGCATACATAGAGGCTCTAGCGTTGTCCTTAGCCATTTGCGCCGAGATAACTCTTTCAAACAGAACTCTGTCTCTCTCCTGCATCTTCGAGATATACACTTCTAGCCTGTTAATTGTGGTCCTTAGCTTGTAATTTGCAGTGACCAGCTTGTACTTCAGGGGTTGCTTGGGCTTGAAGGCATTCTTAACTCTCTCTCCGATACCAACTTCCTGTCTTCCATTCCAGTTCCTCACGAAATCCTCTACTTTACTGGTCATGTAAGCTCTACTACTTATCTTAAGGAAAAATAACGTTTAAGATAGAATATACATAATACAGGCTAGCTTGTGCGTGATAATATGACCGAGTTTAAGGCTAGGTTAGATGGGGAAAGGATTATATTGGAAACGGTTAGTGGGGCTCCCCTCCTTATCAGGGAGGTAATAGTAAAGTATAGCGTTACATCACTCTCTCCGTCG from Metallosphaera sedula DSM 5348 harbors:
- the cdvB1/B2 gene encoding cell division protein CdvB1/B2; its protein translation is MTSKVEDFVRNWNGRQEVGIGERVKNAFKPKQPLKYKLVTANYKLRTTINRLEVYISKMQERDRVLFERVISAQMAKDNARASMYANEIAEIRKMTKQIMGVQIALEQVQLRLETVTEVADVFNNLIPVIGVVRELKNAIKGVMPEISMELAEVEEGLQEVIIEAGDFTGTSVEQAATSPEARKILQEASMIAEQRMKENFPDLPALVTTTQKAENGNGSK